From the genome of Duffyella gerundensis, one region includes:
- a CDS encoding Slp family lipoprotein, translating to MRYAVIGQRAALVLATVLLAGCVTVPDAIKGHSATPQDDLVRVMNAPQLYVGQESRFGGKVVKVSNLNGKTRLEIAAQPLDEGARPTLGAASNGRLYADINGFVDPVDVNQQMVTVVGTIKGTEKGQIGEASYNYLVIDVSGYQRWRVSQQVVMPPQPMDPWIWYGPTRHRHGYWGPNPWYGFNMGAPAQVQTFLTE from the coding sequence ATGCGTTACGCGGTAATAGGGCAGCGAGCTGCTCTGGTGTTGGCCACAGTGCTACTTGCAGGCTGTGTGACGGTCCCTGATGCAATTAAAGGTCATTCGGCCACGCCGCAGGATGATCTGGTGCGGGTAATGAATGCTCCGCAGCTCTACGTAGGTCAGGAGTCTCGTTTTGGCGGCAAAGTAGTCAAAGTCAGCAATCTCAACGGTAAAACCCGCCTGGAAATTGCCGCCCAGCCGTTGGATGAAGGTGCGCGTCCGACGTTAGGTGCCGCTTCTAACGGTCGCCTTTACGCCGACATCAACGGCTTTGTCGATCCGGTAGATGTTAACCAGCAGATGGTCACCGTGGTCGGCACCATTAAAGGCACTGAAAAAGGGCAGATTGGCGAGGCCAGCTACAACTATCTGGTTATTGATGTCAGTGGCTATCAGCGCTGGCGCGTCAGCCAGCAGGTCGTGATGCCACCGCAGCCGATGGATCCATGGATCTGGTATGGCCCGACGCGCCACCGGCACGGTTACTGGGGTCCAAACCCGTGGTACGGCTTTAATATGGGTGCACCGGCGCAGGTACAAACCTTTTTAACTGAATAA
- the tsaB gene encoding tRNA (adenosine(37)-N6)-threonylcarbamoyltransferase complex dimerization subunit type 1 TsaB yields MSARILAVDTATEACSVALSNGDTVNALFEICPREHTQRILPMVQSVLQQQQATLHTLDALAYGRGPGSFTGVRIGIGIAQGLALGADLPMIGVSTLATMAQGAWRLAGATRVLAAIDARMGEVYWAEYQRDEQGNWLGEASEAVLTPAAAQQRMAALSGEWSTVGTGWQAYPELATGHALQLRSAGVELPVAEDMLPLAQAALRANQAVAVEQAEPTYLRNTVAWKKLPGRE; encoded by the coding sequence ATGTCTGCCCGAATTTTAGCCGTTGATACGGCAACGGAAGCCTGCTCGGTTGCCTTGTCCAACGGTGACACCGTTAATGCCCTGTTTGAAATCTGCCCGCGCGAGCACACGCAGCGCATTTTGCCCATGGTGCAGTCGGTGCTGCAGCAACAGCAGGCCACTTTGCATACGCTGGATGCGCTGGCCTATGGCCGCGGACCCGGCAGCTTTACCGGCGTGCGCATCGGTATTGGCATCGCGCAGGGTCTGGCGCTGGGCGCCGATCTGCCGATGATTGGCGTTTCCACGCTAGCAACCATGGCGCAGGGCGCATGGCGTCTGGCCGGTGCAACCCGCGTGCTGGCTGCGATAGACGCGCGTATGGGCGAAGTCTATTGGGCGGAATACCAGCGCGATGAGCAGGGCAACTGGCTCGGTGAAGCGAGCGAAGCGGTGCTGACGCCCGCCGCAGCGCAGCAGCGCATGGCGGCGCTGAGCGGGGAATGGTCCACCGTGGGCACCGGCTGGCAGGCCTATCCTGAACTGGCGACGGGCCACGCTCTGCAACTGCGTTCTGCCGGTGTGGAACTGCCTGTCGCTGAAGATATGCTGCCGCTGGCGCAGGCCGCGCTACGAGCAAATCAGGCGGTTGCGGTGGAGCAGGCGGAGCCAACCTATCTGCGTAATACCGTCGCATGGAAAAAGTTACCTGGCCGCGAATAA
- the fadD gene encoding long-chain-fatty-acid--CoA ligase FadD, whose translation MNKVWLNRYPADVPAEINADRYESLVGLFEAAVKRYGDRAAFINMGQQMSFNQLEERSRAFAAWLQQGLGLKKGDRVALMMPNLLQYPVALFGVLRAGMIVVNVNPLYTPRELKHQLNDSGASAIVIVSNFAHTLEKVVAETAIKQVVLTRLGDQLSPVKGTLVNFVVKYVKRLVPKYHLPNAISFRDVLQQGKALSYERPAMSNDDLAFLQYTGGTTGVAKGAMLTHRNMQANLEQTKATYGSVLRDGKELVVTALPLYHIFALTVNGLLFLDLGGTNLLITNPRDIPGFVKEMAKYPFTAITGVNTLFNALLNDSHFQKLDFSSLRLSAGGGMSVQKVVAERWEKLTGHYLLEGYGLTECAPLVSVNPYDITCHNGSIGLPIPSTDIRVSDEQGNEVAPGEPGELCIRGPQVMRGYWQHPEATEEVMKNGWLHSGDIVTVDREGFIRIVDRKKDMILVSGFNVYPNEIEDVLMQHSKVREAAAIGVPSDLSGEAVKVCVVKKDPSLTKEELLDHCRRQFTGYKVPKIIEFRDELPKSNVGKILRRELRDEALKKTAS comes from the coding sequence TTGAACAAAGTATGGCTTAACCGCTATCCAGCTGATGTACCGGCTGAAATTAATGCCGATCGCTATGAATCACTGGTCGGGCTGTTTGAAGCGGCGGTGAAACGCTATGGCGACCGGGCGGCCTTTATCAATATGGGCCAGCAGATGAGCTTCAACCAGCTGGAGGAGCGCAGTCGTGCGTTTGCCGCCTGGTTACAGCAGGGGCTGGGTCTGAAAAAAGGCGATCGCGTGGCATTGATGATGCCGAACCTGCTGCAATATCCGGTGGCGCTGTTTGGCGTCTTACGCGCCGGGATGATCGTGGTCAACGTCAATCCGCTTTATACGCCGCGCGAGCTGAAGCATCAGCTGAACGACAGCGGCGCCAGCGCCATTGTCATCGTCTCAAACTTTGCGCATACGCTGGAAAAAGTGGTAGCAGAGACGGCGATTAAACAGGTAGTGCTGACCCGGCTGGGCGATCAGCTGTCGCCGGTAAAAGGCACGCTGGTCAACTTCGTCGTTAAATATGTCAAACGGCTGGTGCCAAAATATCATCTGCCTAACGCCATCTCCTTTCGCGACGTGCTGCAGCAGGGAAAAGCGCTGAGCTACGAACGGCCAGCGATGAGCAATGACGATCTGGCCTTTCTGCAATATACCGGCGGCACCACCGGCGTGGCCAAAGGCGCAATGCTGACCCACCGCAATATGCAGGCGAATCTGGAGCAGACAAAAGCGACCTACGGTTCGGTGCTCCGCGATGGCAAAGAGCTGGTAGTCACCGCACTGCCGCTGTATCACATCTTTGCGTTGACGGTAAACGGCCTGCTGTTTCTCGATCTCGGCGGCACCAACCTGCTGATTACCAACCCGCGCGACATCCCGGGCTTTGTGAAAGAGATGGCGAAATACCCCTTTACCGCCATTACCGGCGTTAATACCTTGTTCAACGCGCTGCTGAACGACAGCCATTTTCAGAAGCTCGATTTCTCAAGCCTGCGCCTTTCCGCCGGTGGCGGCATGTCGGTGCAGAAAGTGGTTGCCGAGCGTTGGGAAAAACTCACCGGTCACTATCTGCTTGAAGGCTACGGCCTGACCGAATGCGCGCCGCTGGTTTCGGTCAATCCTTACGATATCACCTGCCATAATGGCAGCATCGGCCTGCCGATTCCCTCTACCGACATTCGGGTCAGCGATGAGCAGGGCAATGAGGTCGCGCCGGGCGAACCCGGTGAGCTGTGCATTCGCGGGCCCCAGGTGATGCGTGGTTACTGGCAACATCCTGAAGCCACTGAAGAAGTGATGAAAAATGGATGGCTTCACAGCGGCGATATTGTTACCGTTGATCGTGAAGGGTTTATCCGCATCGTCGACCGCAAGAAAGATATGATTCTGGTCTCCGGATTTAACGTCTATCCCAACGAGATTGAAGATGTGCTGATGCAGCACAGCAAGGTACGGGAAGCCGCCGCGATTGGCGTGCCCAGCGACCTGTCGGGTGAAGCTGTGAAGGTGTGCGTAGTGAAGAAAGATCCGTCGCTGACCAAAGAAGAGCTGCTGGATCACTGCCGCCGCCAGTTCACCGGCTACAAAGTACCTAAAATCATTGAGTTCCGTGACGAACTGCCGAAAAGCAACGTCGGTAAAATTTTACGCCGTGAGCTGCGCGATGAAGCGTTGAAGAAAACCGCCTCTTAA